The following proteins are encoded in a genomic region of Takifugu flavidus isolate HTHZ2018 chromosome 3, ASM371156v2, whole genome shotgun sequence:
- the map4k2 gene encoding mitogen-activated protein kinase kinase kinase kinase 2 isoform X1: protein MDRIGVSFQDPLDEYELIHRIGCGTYGEVFKARNKETSELAAIKILKLDPGEDITYIQQEITMMKECKHKNIVAYFGSYHRNTKLWICMEYCGGGSLQDIYYVTGPLKEKQIAYVCRETLQGLHHLHETGKMHRDIKGANILLTQRGDVKLADFGVAAEISASVAKRKSFIGTPYWMAPEVVAVEKKGGYNHLCDIWALGITAIELAELQPPLFDLHPMRALMLMSKSNFQPPRLKDKSKWSSCFQSFVKMAVTKNPRKRPSAETLLQHAFVTQLLTCNLVIELLDMASNPDLHGVHVPNVVDELENGEVTPDKIHSARRRLPAERTRSEEHSEVRLPLRKITEPHPDLSGFYDDTWSLSEDEDNSSRLTIRRMPSVNEGRKSGLFSPSSASLPAFTSLASSSEDSGLLLRSSCTLKPDGAVAADSPCPSVLSRCCATQDISQCSSDPNPPLQHAATQSATAATVLVPKSKAPISPEWSSMRRKTADSKANCHGLPPTPHVHMGACFSKVFNGCPLKIHCAVTWILPKTRDQYLILGAEEGIYRLNLNELHEDVLEKLLPHRCTWLYVMNNVLMSVSGKSSQLFSHSLLVLFDQRHLQRRNDSLSFSSHCSDRIKPRKFAVSVKIPHTKGCRRCSVARNPYTDSTFLCAAVPSGLVLLLWYEPLQKFMHLKFIPISLPDSLPIFELLVSTTDEVPQLCVGVRESIKGNLENSRQFDIVELNNVLWSPTGGGALKAVKVTQIDRDTVLIALEKTVQIVSLQGVPSTELVFGFPIETIVCLQDSVLAFWKHGLKGKSFNSDEVCNITGVEVTQEITDESRVFKVLGTNSDIILQSTPTDDPSAQSNLYILTGHESSY, encoded by the exons ATGGACAGGATAGGGGTGTCCTTCCAGGACCCTTTGGACGAGTACGAGTTGATTCACCGAATCGGGTGTGGCACTTATGGAGAAGTGTTTAAG GCACGTAACAAAGAGACATCAGAACTGGCAGCCATCAAGATCCTCAAGCTGGATCCTG GTGAAGACATCACCTATATCCAGCAGGAGATCACCATGATGAAGGAGTGCAAGCACAAAAATATTGTGGCCTACTTCGGCAGCTACCACAG GAACACCAAGCTGTGGATTTGTATGGAGTACTGTGGTGGAGGATCACTCCAGGATATTTATTATG TAACAGGCCCATTGAAGGAGAAGCAGATAGCGTATGTGTGCAGAGAAACCCTCCAG GGTTTACATCACTTACATGAAACAGGCAAAATGCACAGAGACATTAAG GGAGCGAACATCCTGTTGACACAGCGCGGGGATGTGAAACTGG CTGATTTTGGGGTGGCTGCGGAGATCAGTGCCTCAGTAGCCAAAAGGAAGTCTTTCATCGGAACCCCCTACTG GATGGCTCCGGAGGTAGTAGCGGTGGAGAAGAAGGGCGGCTACAACCACCTGTGTGACATCTGGGCGCTCGGCATTACCGCCATCGAACTGGCCGAGCTTCAGCCGCCCCTGTTTGACCTCCATCCAATGAG aGCGCTGATGCTGATGTCCAAGAGCAACTTCCAGCCTCCGAGGCTGAAAGACAAATCCAAGTG GTCTTCATGCTTCCAAAGCTTTGTGAAAATGGCTGTTACGAAAAACCCCCGGAAAAGGCCGTCAGCtgagacgctgctgcag CATGCGTTCGTGACACAACTTTTGACCTGTAATCTGGTTATTGAGTTACTGGACATGGCCAGCAACCCCGACTTACACGGCGTCCACGTTCCCAACGTGGTGGACGAGCTGGAG AACGGTGAAGTGACTCCGGATAAAATCCACTCAGCACGGAGACGGCTGCCGGCAGAGAGGACACGGTCTGAAGAACACT CTGAAGTCAGGCTGCCATTGAGGAAAATCACTGAGCCTCACCCTGATCTG TCTGGCTTTTATGATGATACCTGGAGTCTGTCTGAAGATGAAGACAACTCTTC GAGGTTAACAATTAGGAGGATGCCTTCTGTGAAC gagggaaggaagagtgGTTTGTTCAGCCCATCTTCAGCATCTTTGCCAGCCTTCACCTCTTTGGCCTCCAGCAGCGAGGACAGTGGTCTGTTGCTTCGATCCAGCTGCACACTAAAGCCTGACGGCGCCGTCGCTGCCGACTCCCCTTGTCCTTCAG TGTTGTCCAGGTGCTGTGCCACACAAGACATCAGCCAGTGCTCCAGCGATCCAAACCCGCCCCTACAGCACGCTGCAACGCAGAGCGCAACAGCTGCCACTGTTTTAGTTCCCAAAAGCAAGGCCCCGATATCACCCGAGTGGAGCAGCATGAGGAGGAAAACTGCTGATTCT AAAGCCAATTGTCATGGTCTTCCTCCAACTCCACATGTCCAT ATGGGTGCCTGCTTCTCCAAAGTCTTTAATGGTTGTCCTCTGAAAATTCACTGTGCTGTCACATGGATTTTGCCAAAGACGAGAG ATCAGTATCTCATACTTGGGGCAGAGGAGGGCATCTACAGGCTCAATCTAAATGAACTCCACGAAGATGTTTTAGAGAAG CTTCTCCCTCATCGATGCACATGGTTGTACGTTATGAATAATGTACTGATGTCTGTATCAG GGAAGTCCTCCCAGCTCTTTTCCCACAGTCTCCTGGTGCTGTTTGACCAAAGACATCTGCAGAGGAGAAACGACAGCCTGTCCTTCAGCAGCCACTGCAGCGACAGGATCAAACCCAG GAAGTTCGCTGTGTCGGTGAAGATTCCGCATACCAAAGGCTGCCGAAGGTGTAGTGTGG cgaGGAACCCTTACACGGACAGTACTTTTCTCTGTGCCGCTGTCCCGTCTGGCTTGGTTCTACTGCTTTGGTATGAGCCTCTGCAGAAATTCATGCACCTAAAG TTCATACCGATCAGCCTTCCAGATTCTCTGCCAATATTCGAGCTACTGGTGTCGACAACAGATGAGGTGCCCCAGTTGTGTGTCGGTGTAAGAGAGTCCATAAAAGGGAATCTGGAAAACAGCCGACAGTTTGATATCGTCGAACTGAACAACGTGCTGTGGTCGCCGACGG GAGGTGGAGCACTGAAGGCAGTGAAAGTAACTCAAATTGACAGGGACACTGTTCTGATTGCACTGGAAA AAACTGTTCAGATTGTGAGTCTCCAAGGAGTTCCATCCACAGAGCTGGTCTTTGGTTTCCCCATTGAGACAATAG TCTGCTTGCAGGATAGCGTTTTGGCTTTCTGGAAGCATGGACTTAAAGGGAAAAGTTTTAATTCAGATGAGGTGTGTAACATAACCGGAGTtgag GTAACACAGGAAATTACAGATGAGAGTAGAGTATTTAAAGTTTTGGGGACAAACAG TGACATTATCCTTCAGAGCACGCCAACGGATGACCCTTCGGCTCAAAGCAATCTGTACATTCTGACAGGACATGAAAGCAGCTACTAA
- the map4k2 gene encoding mitogen-activated protein kinase kinase kinase kinase 2 isoform X2 — MDRIGVSFQDPLDEYELIHRIGCGTYGEVFKARNKETSELAAIKILKLDPGEDITYIQQEITMMKECKHKNIVAYFGSYHRNTKLWICMEYCGGGSLQDIYYVTGPLKEKQIAYVCRETLQGLHHLHETGKMHRDIKGANILLTQRGDVKLADFGVAAEISASVAKRKSFIGTPYWMAPEVVAVEKKGGYNHLCDIWALGITAIELAELQPPLFDLHPMRALMLMSKSNFQPPRLKDKSKWSSCFQSFVKMAVTKNPRKRPSAETLLQHAFVTQLLTCNLVIELLDMASNPDLHGVHVPNVVDELENGEVTPDKIHSARRRLPAERTRSEEHSEVRLPLRKITEPHPDLSGFYDDTWSLSEDEDNSSRLTIRRMPSVNEGRKSGLFSPSSASLPAFTSLASSSEDSGLLLRSSCTLKPDGAVAADSPCPSVLSRCCATQDISQCSSDPNPPLQHAATQSATAATVLVPKSKAPISPEWSSMRRKTADSKANCHGLPPTPHVHMGACFSKVFNGCPLKIHCAVTWILPKTRDQYLILGAEEGIYRLNLNELHEDVLEKLLPHRCTWLYVMNNVLMSVSGKSSQLFSHSLLVLFDQRHLQRRNDSLSFSSHCSDRIKPRKFAVSVKIPHTKGCRRCSVARNPYTDSTFLCAAVPSGLVLLLWYEPLQKFMHLKFIPISLPDSLPIFELLVSTTDEVPQLCVGVRESIKGNLENSRQFDIVELNNVLWSPTGGGALKAVKVTQIDRDTVLIALEKTVQIVSLQGVPSTELVFGFPIETIVCLQDSVLAFWKHGLKGKSFNSDEVTQEITDESRVFKVLGTNSDIILQSTPTDDPSAQSNLYILTGHESSY, encoded by the exons ATGGACAGGATAGGGGTGTCCTTCCAGGACCCTTTGGACGAGTACGAGTTGATTCACCGAATCGGGTGTGGCACTTATGGAGAAGTGTTTAAG GCACGTAACAAAGAGACATCAGAACTGGCAGCCATCAAGATCCTCAAGCTGGATCCTG GTGAAGACATCACCTATATCCAGCAGGAGATCACCATGATGAAGGAGTGCAAGCACAAAAATATTGTGGCCTACTTCGGCAGCTACCACAG GAACACCAAGCTGTGGATTTGTATGGAGTACTGTGGTGGAGGATCACTCCAGGATATTTATTATG TAACAGGCCCATTGAAGGAGAAGCAGATAGCGTATGTGTGCAGAGAAACCCTCCAG GGTTTACATCACTTACATGAAACAGGCAAAATGCACAGAGACATTAAG GGAGCGAACATCCTGTTGACACAGCGCGGGGATGTGAAACTGG CTGATTTTGGGGTGGCTGCGGAGATCAGTGCCTCAGTAGCCAAAAGGAAGTCTTTCATCGGAACCCCCTACTG GATGGCTCCGGAGGTAGTAGCGGTGGAGAAGAAGGGCGGCTACAACCACCTGTGTGACATCTGGGCGCTCGGCATTACCGCCATCGAACTGGCCGAGCTTCAGCCGCCCCTGTTTGACCTCCATCCAATGAG aGCGCTGATGCTGATGTCCAAGAGCAACTTCCAGCCTCCGAGGCTGAAAGACAAATCCAAGTG GTCTTCATGCTTCCAAAGCTTTGTGAAAATGGCTGTTACGAAAAACCCCCGGAAAAGGCCGTCAGCtgagacgctgctgcag CATGCGTTCGTGACACAACTTTTGACCTGTAATCTGGTTATTGAGTTACTGGACATGGCCAGCAACCCCGACTTACACGGCGTCCACGTTCCCAACGTGGTGGACGAGCTGGAG AACGGTGAAGTGACTCCGGATAAAATCCACTCAGCACGGAGACGGCTGCCGGCAGAGAGGACACGGTCTGAAGAACACT CTGAAGTCAGGCTGCCATTGAGGAAAATCACTGAGCCTCACCCTGATCTG TCTGGCTTTTATGATGATACCTGGAGTCTGTCTGAAGATGAAGACAACTCTTC GAGGTTAACAATTAGGAGGATGCCTTCTGTGAAC gagggaaggaagagtgGTTTGTTCAGCCCATCTTCAGCATCTTTGCCAGCCTTCACCTCTTTGGCCTCCAGCAGCGAGGACAGTGGTCTGTTGCTTCGATCCAGCTGCACACTAAAGCCTGACGGCGCCGTCGCTGCCGACTCCCCTTGTCCTTCAG TGTTGTCCAGGTGCTGTGCCACACAAGACATCAGCCAGTGCTCCAGCGATCCAAACCCGCCCCTACAGCACGCTGCAACGCAGAGCGCAACAGCTGCCACTGTTTTAGTTCCCAAAAGCAAGGCCCCGATATCACCCGAGTGGAGCAGCATGAGGAGGAAAACTGCTGATTCT AAAGCCAATTGTCATGGTCTTCCTCCAACTCCACATGTCCAT ATGGGTGCCTGCTTCTCCAAAGTCTTTAATGGTTGTCCTCTGAAAATTCACTGTGCTGTCACATGGATTTTGCCAAAGACGAGAG ATCAGTATCTCATACTTGGGGCAGAGGAGGGCATCTACAGGCTCAATCTAAATGAACTCCACGAAGATGTTTTAGAGAAG CTTCTCCCTCATCGATGCACATGGTTGTACGTTATGAATAATGTACTGATGTCTGTATCAG GGAAGTCCTCCCAGCTCTTTTCCCACAGTCTCCTGGTGCTGTTTGACCAAAGACATCTGCAGAGGAGAAACGACAGCCTGTCCTTCAGCAGCCACTGCAGCGACAGGATCAAACCCAG GAAGTTCGCTGTGTCGGTGAAGATTCCGCATACCAAAGGCTGCCGAAGGTGTAGTGTGG cgaGGAACCCTTACACGGACAGTACTTTTCTCTGTGCCGCTGTCCCGTCTGGCTTGGTTCTACTGCTTTGGTATGAGCCTCTGCAGAAATTCATGCACCTAAAG TTCATACCGATCAGCCTTCCAGATTCTCTGCCAATATTCGAGCTACTGGTGTCGACAACAGATGAGGTGCCCCAGTTGTGTGTCGGTGTAAGAGAGTCCATAAAAGGGAATCTGGAAAACAGCCGACAGTTTGATATCGTCGAACTGAACAACGTGCTGTGGTCGCCGACGG GAGGTGGAGCACTGAAGGCAGTGAAAGTAACTCAAATTGACAGGGACACTGTTCTGATTGCACTGGAAA AAACTGTTCAGATTGTGAGTCTCCAAGGAGTTCCATCCACAGAGCTGGTCTTTGGTTTCCCCATTGAGACAATAG TCTGCTTGCAGGATAGCGTTTTGGCTTTCTGGAAGCATGGACTTAAAGGGAAAAGTTTTAATTCAGATGAG GTAACACAGGAAATTACAGATGAGAGTAGAGTATTTAAAGTTTTGGGGACAAACAG TGACATTATCCTTCAGAGCACGCCAACGGATGACCCTTCGGCTCAAAGCAATCTGTACATTCTGACAGGACATGAAAGCAGCTACTAA
- the LOC130523355 gene encoding RNA-binding protein 4.1-like: MVKIFIGNLTCTATPQELRELFEKYGKVTECDIVKNYGFVHMSNVSEAEEAIKNLNQHQLHGWRMNVELSKGRPKSTTKLHVSNLGEGVTSDVLRARFQEFGQVVECDIVKDYAFVHMERMEDAMEAIEKMDNTAFKGKLMSVQLSTSRLRTAPGMGSHTGCYVCGKHGHWSKDCPVGRNSGDGARSRSGRVPSRGPPAFDRGNYGMAPPMGAEYMGSEYNRLGYVGGFPPPPHRSGVYTSELGGRYPRAAPCPPQRSAVYDRDQLYGGVDCYEKYRAGPYGSSYFEERHMSYVPPPPPPPPTLSKIPTIINPFKRQHLPPTSSAGAYFARDRSPVRAAPVSTADYTCERTRLSPVTASSSSYVAPQPKDHYASRYSTY, translated from the exons ATGGTGAAAATTTTTATCGGCAACCTCACCTGCACCGCGACGCCTCAGGAGCTGCGGGAGTTGTTTGAGAAGTATGGAAAAGTCACAGAATGCGACATTGTGAAAAACTATGGCTTCGTCCACATGAGCAACGTGTCTGAAGCGGAGGAGGCCATTAAGAACCTTAACCAGCACCAGCTCCACGGCTGGCGCATGAACGTAGAGCTCAGCAAAGGGAGGCCCAAATCCACCACCAAGCTGCACGTCAGCAATCTCGGGGAAGGCGTCACCAGCGACGTCCTGCGGGCCAGGTTCCAAGAGTTCGGCCAGGTAGTGGAGTGCGACATTGTGAAGGACTACGCCTTTGTTCACATGGAGCGGATGGAGGACGCCATGGAGGCTATTGAAAAGATGGACAACACCGCCTTTAAAG GCAAGCTGATGAGCGTACAGCTGTCCACCAGTCGGCTCCGCACCGCTCCGGGAATGGGAAGTCACACTGGCTGCTATGTCTGCGGAAAGCACGGCCACTGGTCGAAAGACTGTCCGGTCGGTCGGAACAGTGGCGACGGCGCGAGAAGCCGCAGCGGTCGGGTCCCGTCGCGCGGCCCCCCGGCGTTCGACAGGGGAAACTATGGGATGGCCCCGCCTATGGGAGCTGAATATATGGGCTCCGAGTACAATCGCCTTGGTTACGTCGGTGGGTTTCCGCCTCCCCCTCACAGGTCCGGCGTCTACACCTCGGAGCTTGGGGGAAGGTACCCCAGAGCAGCGCCGTGCCCTCCTCAGAGATCGGCGGTTTATGACCGGGATCAGCTCTACGGCGGCGTTGACTGTTATGAGAAATACAGGGCCGGCCCTTACGGCTCCAGCTACTTCGAAGAGCGTCACATGTCCTACGTGCCGCCtccgccgccccctcccccgACCCTGTCAAAGATCCCCACCATCATAAACCCTTTCAAACGTCAGCATCTACCTCCAACGTCATCCGCCGGCGCGTATTTCGCCCGAGACCGCAGCCCCGTCCGAGCGGCGCCGGTTTCCACGGCGGATTACACCTGCGAGCGAACGCGCCTGTCGCCCGTGacggcctccagcagctcctacGTTGCCCCTCAGCCCAAAGATCATTACGCGTCACGCTATTCAACCTATTAA
- the rbm4.1 gene encoding RNA-binding protein 4.1 — MVKIFIGNLASETTSDEIRSLFSQYGKIAECTIVKNFGFVHMDDKAEADEAIRNLHQYELNGQPMNVELSRGKSRGSTKLHVGNIACTNQELRAKFEEFGAVLECDIVKNYAFVHMERMEDAMDAINQLDNTAFKGKLMSVKLSTSRLRTAPGMGNRSGCYRCGQEGHWSKECPLDQNGHPRNGSEPNPDGYDTPKYAGRGKGYHHDFSGDPDHGGGYAAVHGFSRGSGHSSMTGYRRGAGYESAVKYGMHPGYSISAIGDHSVARMYGSEAVYRNDGSVCGAVPSFPVRRFPYDERDPYGVVDYYEKYRANTYGGSYFEENRAVPVPAPSASTNIPLIRERAPPSSIDPYECPIPPPPTTVSSYYIRDRSPIRRIPVAEGYSYEHSRISPVPAVPRSSTFEHPRDPATEQAHYTY; from the exons ATGGTGAAAATATTCATCGGAAACTTGGCATCAGAGACGACATCAGATGAGATTCGCTCTCTCTTCTCCCAGTATGGCAAGATTGCCGAGTGCACCATTGTCAAGAACTTCGGTTTTGTGCACATGGATGACAAAGCCGAGGCGGATGAAGCCATCCGCAACCTCCACCAGTACGAGCTGAACGGCCAGCCCATGAACGTAGAGTTAAGCCGCGGCAAATCGAGAGGTTCCACTAAGCTGCACGTTGGCAATATTGCCTGTACCAATCAGGAGTTGAGGGCAAAGTTTGAAGAGTTTGGCGCCGTGCTGGAGTGCGACATAGTAAAAAACTATGCTTTTGTTCACATGGAGCGAATGGAAGATGCCATGGATGCCATTAATCAGTTAGACAACACAGCTTTTAAAG gcAAACTGATGAGCGTGAAGCTTTCGACTAGCCGTCTGCGTACTGCGCCGGGAATGGGAAACCGATCGGGTTGTTATCGTTGTGGGCAAGAAGGCCACTGGTCCAAAGAATGCCCCCTAGACCAAAATGGCCACCCCCGAAACGGCTCAGAGCCAAACCCCGATGGCTACGATACTCCGAAATACGCCGGGCGTGGCAAAGGTTATCATCACGACTTCAGTGGCGATCCGGATCACGGTGGCGGCTACGCTGCAGTTCATGGTTTTTCCAGGGGTTCCGGTCACAGCAGCATGACAGGGTACAGAAGGGGCGCAGGCTATGAGAGCGCAGTGAAATACGGGATGCATCCAGGTTACAGCATAAGCGCCATCGGGGATCATAGCGTGGCTCGGATGTACGGCAGCGAGGCAGTGTACAGAAACGATGGCTCGGTCTGCGGCGCGGTACCATCCTTCCCGGTGCGACGGTTTCCTTACGACGAGAGGGATCCATACGGGGTCGTGGATTACTACGAGAAGTACAGGGCGAATACCTACGGAGGCAGTTATTTTGAAGAAAATCGCGCCGTGCCCGTGCCTGCTCCATCAGCATCCACCAACATACCTTTAATAAGAGAACGGGCGCCACCCTCGAGTATTGATCCATACGAGTGTCCcattcctcctccaccaaccaCAGTCAGCTCATATTATATACGCGACCGAAGTCCGATTCGGAGAATCCCTGTAGCAGAAGGCTATTCATATGAGCATTCGCGCATTTCTCCTGTGCCCGCCGTCCCAAGAAGTTCTACCTTTGAGCATCCACGGGACCCTGCCACAGAGCAGGCACACTATACTTACTAA
- the men1 gene encoding menin, translating to MGLHSAQKKHFPLRGIDGVVQLFEAELHKPEPDLALLSLVLGFVEHFLAVNRVIPVNVPGVRFEPLVPDCPNSCFPTVELGMISALYERFTAQIRGTVDLSEYRRTAEGSSRELVKKVSDVIWNSLSRSYFKDRAHIQSLFSLITGTKLDSSGVAFAVVAACQVLGLKDVHLALSEDHAWVIFGKNGEETAEVTWHGKGNEDRRGQTVAAGVSEKSWLYLKGSYMKCDRNMEVAFMVCAINPSLDLHTDSSELLQLQQKLLWLLYDRGDLDRYPMALGTLADLEDQDPIPGKETPLTIHLKAVGSAQKYYNNEHIYPYMYLAGFHYRHRNVQEALRAWAEAAQVMQEYNYFREDEEIYKEFFDIANDVIPNLLKETTTGTESVGEGADKEQPKHAAALSALQDSECFAHLLRFYDGICKWEEGSPTPVLHVGWATYLVQSLSRFDAQVRQKVTIITKESEVQDDDDQSSEDPREGRRRCPRREYKPDEQNSPLTLATSPSAQGPPTVTQAKKVGEGGGRRRTSQGLWVGEAEGKPTSLSPDSPSPSPQYQTSPNPAGPVVVFQSEKMKGMKELLCAAKVNSSAIKLQLTAQSQVQMKRQKATPVGDYSMAFMKRQRKSL from the exons ATGGGTTTGCACTCGGCCCAAAAGAAGCACTTCCCCCTGCGAGGGATCGATGGCGTGGTTCAGCTCTTCGAGGCCGAGCTCCACAAACCTGAGCCTGACCTTGCCCTTCTTTCCCTGGTTCTCGGTTTTGTCGAGCACTTCCTAGCTGTGAACAGGGTCATCCCTGTAAACGTTCCAGGTGTCCGTTTTGAACCCCTGGTTCCGGACTGTCCGAACTCCTGCTTTCCTACTGTGGAGCTGGGCATGATTTCTGCACTGTATGAGCGCTTCACGGCACAGATCCGTGGCACTGTGGACCTTTCTGAGTACCGAAGAACTGCTGAAGGCTCCAGCAGAGAGCTGGTGAAGAAGGTTTCTGATGTGATCTGGAACAGTCTAAGTCGCTCATACTTCAAGGACCGCGCTCACATACAGTCGCTCTTCAGTCTTATCACTG GTACGAAATTGGACAGTTCTGGTGTGGCCTTTGCTGTAGTGGCTGCATGCCAGGTCCTGGGTCTGAAGGATGTCCACCTGGCACTCTCGGAGGATCACGCTTGGGTCATTTTTGGTAAAAACGGTGAAGAAACTGCTGAAGTCACGTGGCATGGAAAGGGAAACGAGGACCGGCGTGGACAAACGGTTGCAGCAGGTGTTAGTGAAAAG AGCTGGCTGTATCTGAAAGGCTCTTACATGAAGTGTGACCGAAACATGGAGGTAGCATTCATGGTCTGTGCCATTAACCCCTCGCTTGACCTTCATACCGACAGTTCTGAGCTCCTGCAGCTACAACAA AAACTTCTGTGGTTGCTGTATGACCGAGGAGATCTTGACAG GTATCCAATGGCCTTGGGCACGCTGGCAGACCTTGAAGATCAAGATCCTATTCCAGGCAAGGAGACGCCCCTGACGATCCATCTGAAG GCTGTCGGTTCTGCTCAGAAGTACTACAATAACGAGCACATCTACCCCTACATGTATCTGGCCGGTTTCCACTACAGGCACAGAAATGTGCAGGAAGCTTTAAGGGCCTGGGCAGAGGCAGCACAAGTGATGCAAGA GTATAACTATTTCCGTGAGGATGAGGAGATCTACAAAGAGTTCTTTGACATTGCGAATGATGTCATCCCCaacctgctgaaggagacaacCACTGGTACAGAGAGCGTGGGAGAAGGTGCTGACAAG GAGCAGCCCAAACATGCCGCAGCGCTGTCTGCACTCCAGGATTCCGAATGTTTTGCACACCTGCTTCGTTTTTATGACGGAATCTGCAAATGGGAGGAGGGCAGTCCTACCCCTGTCCTTCACGTTGGCTGGGCCACCTACCTGGTCCAGTCGTTGAGCCGGTTTGACGCTCAG GTGCGTCAGAAGGTCACAATCATCACGAAAGAATCGGAGGTTCAGGACGATGATGACCAGTCCAGCGAGGACCCCCGTGAAGGTCGCAGGCGATGCCCCAGAAGAGAGTACAAGCCAGATGAGCAGAACTCCCCTCTTACCCTCGCAACATCCCCATCTGCCCAGGGACCCCCCACAGTAACTCAGGCCAAGAAGGTAGGCGAGGGTGGAGGGCGCCGGCGCACCTCCCAGGGCCTGTGGGTCGGAGAGGCCGAAGGAAAACCCACCTCCCTGAGTCCGGACTCGCCCTCGCCCTCACCCCAGTACCAGACATCTCCCAACCCGGCCGGCCCTGTGGTGGTTTTTCAGAGTGAGAAAATGAAGGggatgaaggagctgctgtgCGCAGCCAAGGTGAACTCCAGCGCCATCAAGCTGCAGCTCACCGCCCAATCACAGGTGCAGATGAAGAGGCAGAAGGCCACACCGGTGGGGGATTATTCCATGGCGTTCATGAAGCGCCAGCGCAAGTCTCTCTAG